A stretch of the Lepus europaeus isolate LE1 unplaced genomic scaffold, mLepTim1.pri SCAFFOLD_3_1, whole genome shotgun sequence genome encodes the following:
- the LOC133755281 gene encoding LOW QUALITY PROTEIN: calcium release-activated calcium channel protein 1-like (The sequence of the model RefSeq protein was modified relative to this genomic sequence to represent the inferred CDS: inserted 1 base in 1 codon; deleted 1 base in 1 codon), with amino-acid sequence MHPEPAXPQSSNNPELPLSSGSTTSGSCRNCRSGDGESPGSPLPPLPAVSYPDLIGQGYSEVMSLNEHSMQALSWRKLYLSSAKLKASSRTSALLSGLAMVAMVEVQLDTEHDYPPGLLITFSACTTVLVAVHLFALMISTCILPNIEAVSNVDNLNSVKESLHDRMHRHIELAWAFSTVIGTLLFLAEVVLLCWVKFLPLKKQPGQPSPTSKPPAGGAASNNSSEIGITLGQAAAIASTTIMVPFGLVFIVFAVHFYHSLVRHKTDRQFQELSELAELAHLQDQMDHRGDHSLMPGSHYA; translated from the exons ATGCATCCGGAGCCCG TGCCCCAGAGCAGCAACAATCCCGAGCTTCCCCTCAGCAGCGGCAGTACCACTAGCGGCAGCTGCCGGAACTGCCGCAGTGGGGATGGGGAGTCCCCAGGGTCCCCACTGCCGCCGCTGCCAGCAGTCAGCTACCCGGACTTGATCGGCCAGGGTTACTCCGAGGTGATGAGCCTCAACGAACACTCGATGCAGGCGCTGTCCTGGCGTAAGCTCTACTTGAGCAGTGCCAAGCTCAAAGCCTCCAGCCGGACCTCGGCTCTGCTGTCTGGCTTAGCCATGGTGGCCATGGTGGAGGTGCAGCTGGACACTGAGCACGACTATCCACCGGGGCTGCTCATCACCTTCAGtgcctgcaccacggtgctggtggCCGTGCACCTGTTTGCACTCATGATCAGCACCTGCATCCTGCCCAACATTGAGGCTGTCAGCAACGTCGACAACCTCAACTCCGTCAAGGAGTCGCTCCACGACCGCATGCATCGCCACATCGAGCTGGCCTGGGCCTTCTCCACCGTCATCGGcacgctgcttttcctggccGAGGTCGTGCTGCTCTGCTGGGTCAAGTTCTTGCCCCTCAAGAAGCAGCCG GGGCAGCCAAGCCCTACCAGCAAGCCCCCAGCTGGTGGTGCGGCCTCCAACAACAGCAGCGAGATTGGCATcaccctgggccaggcagcagccattgCATCCACCACCATCATGGTGCCCTTTGGCCTGGTCTTCATCGTCTTTGCTGTCCACTTTTACCACTCACTGGTCAGGCACAAGACAGACCGACAGTTCCAGGAGCTCAGTGAGCTGGCTGAGCTTGCCCACTTGCAGGACCAGATGGACCACAGAGGGGACCACTCCCTGATGCCCGGCAGCCACTATGCCTAA